A DNA window from Undibacterium sp. YM2 contains the following coding sequences:
- a CDS encoding TonB-dependent receptor: MLNNRGKKEFFNPKLKGTALAVLSVMAANSVMAQEAKKPADTKEQADHVVVVSGTRKSVASAIDRKLRADTVADSIVAEDIGQFPDKNVGEALSRVTGVQLERSFGEGTSVSIRGVEPDLNRIEINGVSILSTTGTAGRGADLRELPAELISSIDVIKGVTANMTEGGIGGSVQISTRKPLDFKKMTVVGSVAGEQAPQRGGVQPRVNLFITDKFFDDRLGLMANVIYDKVLTRGDFSRNTSWRYFRDWDFSPQKTVPSIDPVLAGVGSKADCSNLSSPANATQTAAAATAALQASCVSQWNDYSPQIARYGIWERDHERTSAELTAQYKFTDRLNAWVSYQTNIQNQKLRDYNYGTDFSAVTRLSSTGTLPTYAATTAVPTGGSCTPVSTTTTPAGMIVENHIVTQYVLGNCLVPGSAASPNGGQAGFSTSLRDFGLKIDSKYTTAGFTYKGERLDVEGLASSAKSTYSSDSNNLILTQNAPGLQVNLDSSGLPRFTFPTGYSPSNPNSYISAQLQYRPSETINKEDQLKLDFKYKLKTDFLSRIWFGVQSQQAKSSQYNGGGYLASAGNDLNSTADDVYVQTANINQTYSYDPLNTTNVVRATVGPTNLADANAWTRSVNSSAMAALAQSVFSTSPGTFFKGYSGISNVPTNWVAPSFANVGSNFDLTHFNHDYLYNAPGSDGKMYAQIPAYVVDEKVKSVYLRADFDTELFGKDIFGNIGVRYTQTRDVSQGLFKQQINVEKTPGSTTFNTVILSNSITSIDNTYSNVLPSFNAGAWLIPNQFLVRVGWGKVMARPRILDIVPNATCTKNSGAAQFGGDGTDDCTAGNPALKPFQASNTDLSLEYYPNADSQLSLAVFRKNITVGNSVSTNVKNVDLFKDGTLWDVKMPINYPGAVTRGIELAGRTALTFLPGFFSGFGIDANYTRMNFTYAPGTERLNPLDNSILPYAGLSKNAYNLGLWYDKDKFNARLAYHYRDRYYTGTNDVSGNPNFIEKTGYLDAKFQYRYSPNITISFEGKNLTDQANITDAGDLSRPNELAWSGRRYFIGVSIKN; the protein is encoded by the coding sequence GTGTTGAACAATCGCGGTAAAAAAGAATTTTTTAATCCCAAACTCAAAGGTACAGCCCTGGCTGTACTATCTGTCATGGCTGCCAATTCAGTCATGGCACAAGAAGCAAAAAAACCTGCAGATACCAAAGAGCAGGCTGATCATGTTGTCGTTGTGTCTGGCACCCGCAAATCAGTAGCCTCCGCAATTGACAGAAAACTGCGTGCGGATACGGTAGCGGATTCCATCGTTGCTGAAGATATTGGTCAATTCCCGGACAAGAACGTTGGTGAGGCGCTGTCGCGCGTTACAGGCGTGCAACTGGAACGCTCATTTGGTGAAGGTACCAGTGTTTCCATTCGTGGCGTAGAACCAGATCTAAACCGTATTGAAATCAATGGTGTATCGATACTGAGTACGACTGGTACCGCCGGTCGTGGTGCTGATTTGCGTGAATTGCCAGCAGAATTGATTTCTTCGATAGATGTCATCAAAGGTGTGACAGCCAATATGACTGAAGGTGGTATTGGCGGCTCAGTACAAATTTCGACACGCAAGCCACTCGATTTCAAAAAAATGACTGTTGTTGGCAGTGTTGCCGGTGAGCAGGCACCGCAACGTGGTGGCGTGCAACCACGTGTCAATCTCTTTATCACCGACAAATTTTTTGATGACCGTCTCGGGCTGATGGCGAATGTTATCTACGACAAGGTCTTGACGCGCGGTGATTTTTCCCGAAATACTTCATGGCGTTACTTCCGTGACTGGGACTTTTCTCCGCAAAAAACGGTTCCTAGTATTGATCCGGTATTGGCAGGTGTAGGCTCCAAAGCTGATTGTTCCAATCTGAGTAGCCCTGCAAATGCAACGCAGACTGCGGCTGCTGCTACCGCCGCATTGCAGGCCAGCTGTGTCTCACAATGGAATGACTATTCACCACAGATTGCCCGTTATGGTATCTGGGAACGTGATCATGAAAGAACTTCTGCTGAACTGACGGCGCAATACAAATTCACTGATCGTTTGAACGCCTGGGTAAGCTACCAGACCAATATCCAGAATCAAAAACTCCGGGATTACAACTACGGTACAGACTTCAGTGCGGTAACGCGCTTGTCCAGCACAGGTACTTTGCCCACCTATGCTGCGACCACTGCTGTGCCAACTGGCGGCTCATGCACACCGGTTTCAACAACCACGACACCGGCTGGCATGATCGTGGAAAATCATATCGTTACCCAGTATGTATTGGGTAACTGCCTGGTACCGGGCAGTGCGGCTTCGCCAAACGGCGGGCAGGCCGGCTTTAGCACATCCTTGCGCGATTTTGGTTTAAAAATTGATTCCAAATATACGACAGCCGGCTTTACCTATAAGGGCGAACGTCTGGATGTAGAAGGCCTGGCGTCGTCAGCTAAATCCACGTACAGCAGTGATTCGAATAACCTGATATTGACGCAGAATGCCCCTGGTTTGCAGGTCAATCTTGATTCTTCAGGGTTGCCACGATTTACTTTTCCAACAGGCTATAGTCCTTCGAACCCTAATTCCTATATTTCTGCTCAATTGCAGTACCGCCCTTCAGAAACGATCAACAAAGAAGATCAGCTCAAGCTTGATTTTAAATATAAGCTGAAAACTGACTTTTTGTCCCGCATCTGGTTTGGTGTGCAGTCGCAGCAGGCAAAATCCAGTCAGTATAACGGTGGCGGTTATCTTGCCAGTGCTGGCAATGACTTGAACAGTACTGCTGACGATGTGTATGTGCAAACAGCAAACATCAACCAGACTTATAGTTACGACCCATTGAATACCACCAATGTGGTGCGTGCAACAGTAGGCCCGACAAATCTTGCTGACGCTAATGCCTGGACCAGGTCGGTCAACAGCTCTGCCATGGCTGCGCTGGCGCAATCTGTATTCTCGACTTCGCCTGGTACTTTCTTCAAAGGTTATAGTGGCATCAGCAATGTACCCACAAACTGGGTTGCTCCTTCATTTGCAAATGTGGGTTCCAATTTTGATCTGACCCACTTTAACCATGACTACCTGTATAACGCGCCTGGCAGTGACGGTAAAATGTATGCGCAGATTCCTGCTTATGTTGTCGATGAAAAAGTCAAATCAGTTTATTTACGTGCAGATTTTGATACTGAATTGTTTGGCAAAGATATCTTCGGTAACATCGGTGTCAGATATACACAAACGCGCGATGTCTCTCAGGGCCTGTTCAAACAACAGATCAATGTCGAGAAAACACCTGGTTCGACAACTTTCAATACAGTCATTTTGTCGAACTCCATTACCAGCATAGACAATACTTATTCGAATGTATTGCCAAGCTTTAACGCCGGTGCATGGTTGATACCAAATCAATTCCTGGTACGTGTAGGCTGGGGTAAGGTCATGGCCAGACCAAGGATACTGGATATCGTTCCGAATGCTACATGTACCAAAAACAGCGGCGCAGCACAGTTTGGTGGCGATGGCACGGATGATTGCACTGCTGGTAATCCCGCCTTGAAGCCATTCCAGGCAAGCAATACAGACCTGAGCCTGGAATATTATCCAAATGCTGATAGTCAGCTCAGCCTGGCAGTATTTCGCAAGAACATCACTGTCGGTAATAGTGTATCGACTAACGTGAAGAATGTGGATCTGTTCAAAGATGGCACTTTGTGGGACGTCAAGATGCCTATCAATTACCCAGGTGCAGTGACGCGCGGTATAGAACTTGCTGGAAGAACAGCACTTACTTTCTTGCCTGGCTTCTTCAGTGGTTTTGGTATTGATGCCAATTACACCCGCATGAATTTTACCTATGCACCAGGAACAGAGCGTTTGAATCCCCTGGATAACTCTATCTTGCCTTACGCCGGTTTGTCCAAGAATGCCTATAACCTGGGCCTGTGGTATGACAAGGATAAGTTCAATGCGCGCCTTGCCTATCATTATCGTGACCGTTACTACACAGGTACCAATGATGTATCTGGTAATCCTAACTTCATCGAGAAAACTGGTTATCTGGATGCAAAATTCCAGTATCGCTATAGCCCAAATATCACTATTTCATTCGAAGGCAAGAATTTGACCGATCAGGCAAATATTACGGATGCAGGTGATTTGTCGCGCCCGAATGAACTGGCATGGTCTGGCCGTCGCTACTTCATCGGTGTATCGATCAAGAATTAA
- a CDS encoding LysR substrate-binding domain-containing protein yields MSNSKPDRFVRTHLKTRHLVLLVELGRHGSIFHAAEAAHLTQPAASKLLTELEYALGVQLFERLPRGISPTWYGEIMIRRAGAALAEMNAAHQEVMELLSGLSGFVSIGSVMTPSMNLIPQAVSLLKSRHKRLHVAIQVDTSKILIQRLRAGELDMVIGRILDSESAAELNFEPLTDEPHSLIARGKHALAQRKKLTLNDLAKEAWILPPNGSILRDRLTSLFLSHGLDQPVETVETLSLPVITSLLMATDMVAALPEDLIRTYLDAELLFVLPFDLGLRMDAYGIVTRKQHRLSPGAQAMLDILRELAVQDTDK; encoded by the coding sequence ATGAGCAATAGCAAGCCCGATCGCTTTGTACGCACACACCTGAAAACACGCCATCTGGTGTTATTGGTTGAGTTGGGACGCCATGGTTCGATTTTTCATGCGGCTGAGGCTGCGCATCTGACTCAGCCAGCAGCCTCCAAATTGCTGACAGAACTTGAGTATGCCCTCGGTGTGCAGTTGTTTGAACGCCTGCCACGCGGCATCTCACCTACCTGGTATGGCGAGATCATGATACGCAGAGCAGGTGCAGCGCTGGCAGAAATGAATGCAGCCCATCAGGAAGTCATGGAGTTGTTATCAGGTTTAAGCGGTTTTGTCTCGATAGGTTCAGTCATGACACCATCGATGAATCTCATCCCGCAAGCAGTAAGCTTGCTTAAATCCCGCCATAAGCGCTTGCATGTCGCCATACAGGTTGATACCAGCAAAATACTGATACAGCGTTTGCGTGCTGGAGAACTGGACATGGTCATAGGCCGCATTCTCGATTCTGAATCTGCCGCAGAACTGAATTTTGAGCCCTTGACCGACGAGCCTCACAGCCTGATTGCACGCGGCAAGCATGCCCTTGCACAGCGAAAAAAACTGACTCTGAATGATCTTGCGAAAGAGGCCTGGATACTGCCACCAAATGGCAGTATTTTGCGTGATCGCCTCACCTCTCTTTTCTTGTCGCACGGCCTTGATCAACCGGTAGAAACTGTAGAAACCTTGTCGCTACCGGTGATTACCAGCTTGTTGATGGCCACTGATATGGTGGCTGCTTTGCCGGAAGACCTGATTCGTACCTATCTTGATGCCGAGCTGCTATTCGTGCTGCCATTTGATCTAGGATTGCGTATGGATGCCTATGGTATTGTCACCAGAAAGCAACATCGTTTGTCGCCTGGAGCACAAGCCATGCTTGATATTTTGCGCGAGTTGGCAGTGCAAGATACGGACAAGTGA
- a CDS encoding SDR family oxidoreductase — translation MCERLRGKVAIITGSTLGIGAATARLFVQQGARVVLNSHIYDAAAERISSELGSGHSLFVQADVADAAAMRALVDKTVAKFGKVDVLVNNAGMNVFADPLQMTDEEWQRCFSVDLEGAWNTTRAVLPFMLEQSAGSIINIASVHGHKIIPGCFPYPVAKHALIGLTRSLGIEYAARGVRVNSISPGLIMTEAIQSWFASCPDPVAEQQRQAALLPCRRIGMPEEVAYTAVFLASDEARFINATDILIDGGRSQLYHD, via the coding sequence ATGTGCGAAAGATTGCGTGGCAAGGTTGCCATCATCACTGGTTCCACCCTGGGCATAGGCGCTGCTACAGCACGTCTTTTTGTGCAACAAGGCGCACGTGTCGTACTGAATAGTCACATTTATGATGCCGCTGCTGAGCGTATCTCATCTGAATTGGGCTCCGGGCACAGTCTTTTTGTCCAGGCAGATGTTGCCGATGCTGCGGCCATGCGGGCCCTGGTCGATAAGACGGTAGCAAAATTTGGCAAAGTGGATGTACTGGTCAACAATGCGGGCATGAACGTGTTCGCAGATCCCTTGCAGATGACTGATGAAGAGTGGCAACGTTGTTTTTCTGTCGATCTCGAAGGTGCCTGGAATACTACGCGTGCAGTGCTGCCGTTCATGCTTGAACAGTCGGCAGGGAGCATCATCAATATCGCTTCTGTACATGGACATAAAATCATACCGGGATGTTTTCCGTATCCGGTTGCCAAGCATGCTTTGATAGGTCTGACCCGATCTCTGGGAATAGAATATGCAGCACGAGGGGTACGGGTTAATTCCATATCACCCGGCCTGATAATGACCGAAGCCATACAATCCTGGTTTGCCAGTTGCCCTGACCCGGTGGCCGAGCAACAACGGCAGGCCGCGCTGTTGCCTTGCCGTCGCATAGGAATGCCAGAAGAAGTCGCTTACACGGCAGTTTTTCTGGCCAGCGACGAAGCACGTTTCATCAATGCTACGGATATCCTGATTGATGGAGGGCGCTCGCAGTTGTATCATGATTGA
- the araH gene encoding L-arabinose ABC transporter permease AraH, with the protein MSSLNPAQTDDVSTVQQIKPGQNNRMNSKNMMKTTRHWLHEQSMPLAYALLFIVLSFSVENFFSGTNIVGLMLSVAQIGMVACTMMMCLASRDFDLSIGSTIAFTGVLGAIILERSGSITLAVGGGLLAGALIGAGNGVLIAYLRVNALIATLATMLMVRGLAFIVSKGQAVGISNETFISFGDGRIFGLPFPVLVVAACFLIFGVLLNHTVFGRNTLAIGGNPDAARLAGIRVERLRIWIFLLQGLVTALAGLILASRITSGQPNSAQGFELDVISACVLGGVSLQGGKARITGVLVGVLIMGTVENVMNLLDVDAFYQYLMRGFILLAAVLLDQLKNRSARKS; encoded by the coding sequence ATGTCTTCCCTTAATCCTGCACAGACAGATGATGTATCAACAGTTCAGCAAATAAAACCGGGACAAAACAATAGAATGAACAGTAAGAATATGATGAAGACGACCCGGCACTGGTTGCATGAGCAGAGTATGCCATTGGCATATGCCTTACTTTTTATTGTGCTGTCCTTTTCAGTAGAAAATTTTTTCTCAGGTACCAATATTGTCGGATTGATGCTCTCTGTGGCACAGATAGGCATGGTCGCCTGTACCATGATGATGTGTCTTGCTTCTCGTGATTTTGATTTATCCATAGGATCGACCATTGCCTTCACTGGCGTGCTGGGCGCTATCATCCTTGAACGTAGCGGCAGTATCACGCTCGCAGTTGGCGGCGGTTTACTGGCTGGCGCACTGATAGGCGCAGGTAATGGAGTATTGATTGCCTATTTGCGGGTGAATGCCCTGATTGCGACACTGGCGACAATGCTGATGGTGCGCGGCCTGGCATTCATTGTTTCAAAAGGCCAGGCGGTCGGTATTTCCAATGAGACTTTCATCAGTTTTGGTGACGGTCGTATTTTTGGCTTGCCATTTCCAGTATTGGTTGTTGCAGCCTGTTTTTTGATATTTGGTGTTTTGCTCAATCACACTGTGTTTGGAAGAAATACTTTGGCAATTGGTGGTAATCCAGATGCCGCACGTCTTGCGGGCATCCGCGTCGAACGCCTGCGTATCTGGATATTTTTGTTGCAAGGACTGGTGACAGCACTGGCAGGACTGATACTCGCATCGCGCATCACCAGCGGGCAACCAAATTCGGCGCAAGGTTTTGAACTGGATGTCATCTCTGCCTGCGTACTGGGTGGCGTTTCTCTGCAAGGCGGAAAAGCCAGAATCACCGGAGTACTGGTCGGGGTTCTGATCATGGGGACGGTAGAGAATGTCATGAACTTGCTGGATGTAGATGCTTTCTATCAGTACCTGATGCGTGGTTTCATTTTGCTGGCAGCGGTATTGCTGGATCAATTAAAAAACCGGTCTGCGAGGAAATCATGA
- the araG gene encoding L-arabinose ABC transporter ATP-binding protein AraG produces the protein MSSSQPPSLQFEDVCKYFPGVKALNGVSFDAHAGTVHGLLGENGAGKSTLLKILGGQYKPDGGRLLLNGRSCHFSSAGDAIAAGIAVIHQELQYVPELTVSENLLLGRLPQKLGFVNRVEARRQVSLRLQQMGVDLDPGARLCDLSIAQRQMAEICKALLQDAQVIAFDEPTSSLSYRESEILFRLIRDLRTAGRTIIYISHRLEELYALCDTCTIFRDGQKIVTHPVMADVPRDVLINDMVGRELSDIYDYRPRQLQSERLVVKQLKGETLNVAQNFSVRGGEVLGFFGLVGAGRTELMRLLYGADKKDASCSVVLDGVNVPDRGPAAAIEAGIVLCPEDRKEQGILAEASVAENINISCRRHGLLAGLFLRHKHEAELADRFIQRLKIKTPNREQEIRLLSGGNQQKVILARWLAEPGMKVLILDEPTRGIDVGAKNEIYRIIHEVAERGCCVIVVSSELPEILGICDRVIVMREGQISGELERSQANEAAVLQLALPDLYAA, from the coding sequence ATGTCATCATCTCAGCCCCCATCTCTTCAGTTTGAAGATGTGTGTAAATATTTCCCTGGTGTGAAAGCACTCAATGGCGTCAGTTTTGACGCCCATGCAGGTACGGTGCACGGCTTGCTTGGTGAAAATGGCGCAGGCAAATCAACGCTATTGAAAATACTGGGCGGTCAGTACAAACCGGATGGCGGGCGCTTGTTGTTGAATGGACGCTCTTGTCATTTCTCGTCTGCTGGTGATGCCATCGCCGCGGGCATAGCCGTCATTCACCAGGAATTGCAATATGTTCCGGAACTGACTGTCTCAGAAAATTTGTTATTAGGGCGTTTGCCGCAAAAACTGGGTTTTGTGAACCGGGTTGAGGCGCGGCGTCAGGTAAGCCTGCGCCTGCAACAAATGGGTGTTGATCTGGATCCTGGTGCCCGGCTTTGTGATTTATCGATAGCTCAAAGGCAAATGGCAGAAATATGCAAGGCCCTGCTGCAAGATGCACAGGTCATTGCTTTCGACGAGCCGACCAGCAGTTTATCTTATCGCGAAAGTGAAATTCTGTTTCGTCTGATACGCGATTTGCGTACGGCTGGTCGTACCATCATCTATATTTCTCACAGGCTGGAAGAGTTATACGCCCTATGCGATACCTGCACGATTTTTCGCGATGGTCAAAAAATCGTCACCCATCCTGTGATGGCCGATGTGCCACGCGATGTACTCATCAACGATATGGTGGGACGTGAACTTAGTGATATTTACGATTACCGGCCACGCCAACTACAGTCTGAAAGGCTGGTGGTAAAGCAACTGAAAGGCGAGACGCTTAATGTGGCACAGAATTTCAGTGTGCGCGGCGGCGAAGTGCTAGGCTTTTTTGGCCTGGTTGGTGCTGGCCGCACTGAGTTGATGCGGCTGTTATATGGCGCAGACAAGAAAGACGCTAGTTGCAGTGTCGTGCTGGATGGTGTCAATGTGCCTGATCGTGGGCCGGCTGCCGCGATCGAGGCAGGCATAGTCTTGTGCCCTGAAGACCGCAAAGAGCAAGGCATTCTGGCAGAGGCATCTGTCGCAGAAAACATCAATATCAGTTGTCGCCGCCATGGTCTGCTGGCAGGTCTATTTTTAAGACATAAACATGAAGCAGAACTGGCTGATCGTTTTATTCAAAGATTAAAAATAAAAACACCGAATCGCGAACAGGAAATTCGTTTGCTGTCCGGTGGCAATCAGCAAAAAGTCATTCTGGCACGCTGGCTGGCAGAACCGGGTATGAAAGTACTCATCCTGGATGAGCCGACGCGTGGCATAGATGTGGGCGCAAAAAATGAAATCTATCGCATCATTCATGAAGTCGCCGAGCGCGGTTGCTGTGTGATCGTGGTGTCCAGCGAATTACCTGAAATATTGGGCATTTGTGATCGCGTCATCGTCATGCGTGAAGGGCAGATCAGTGGTGAACTTGAGCGCAGTCAGGCGAACGAAGCAGCAGTTTTGCAATTGGCACTGCCGGATTTGTACGCAGCATAA
- a CDS encoding arabinose ABC transporter substrate-binding protein, which translates to MKNTIRDRCLQFLNAAGFTLVAGCFSLAAVSAAQAADPVKIGFLVKQAEEPWFQDEWRYAEQAAKEKGFSLVKIGVANGEKMMAAIDNLAAQKAQGFVICAPDVKLGMAVERAAKRNNLKVMSVDDQLVDGGGKPIASIPHMGISAYEIGKQVGQGLMEEMKSRGWNMTEVGAMRMAFDQLPTARERTQGALDALKAGGFPVANIVDAAQAKTDTESAFNAANIALTKQTKFKRWLVFGMNDEAVLGTVRAAEGRGLRSDAVIGIGIGGSKTALNEFAKPNPTGFYGTVLISPKRHGYETSVNMYKWIAENKTPAPMILTTGVLMTRRNQSDVRAEFGL; encoded by the coding sequence ATGAAAAACACAATAAGAGATAGATGCTTGCAGTTCTTAAATGCCGCTGGCTTCACTTTGGTAGCTGGCTGTTTCAGTCTTGCAGCTGTATCCGCAGCGCAGGCGGCCGATCCAGTGAAAATAGGTTTTCTGGTCAAGCAGGCTGAAGAACCCTGGTTCCAGGATGAATGGCGTTATGCAGAACAGGCAGCTAAGGAAAAAGGATTTTCCCTGGTGAAAATAGGTGTGGCTAATGGTGAAAAGATGATGGCTGCCATAGACAACCTAGCCGCACAGAAAGCCCAGGGCTTTGTGATTTGCGCACCGGATGTCAAACTGGGTATGGCGGTTGAACGTGCCGCCAAAAGAAATAACCTGAAAGTGATGTCGGTCGATGATCAGCTTGTCGATGGCGGTGGCAAACCGATAGCATCTATCCCGCACATGGGTATCTCGGCCTATGAAATTGGCAAGCAGGTTGGACAGGGCCTGATGGAAGAAATGAAGTCACGTGGCTGGAACATGACTGAAGTCGGTGCCATGCGCATGGCCTTTGACCAACTGCCTACGGCACGTGAACGTACTCAGGGGGCGCTGGATGCCTTAAAGGCTGGCGGTTTTCCTGTTGCGAACATAGTTGATGCAGCACAGGCAAAAACGGATACTGAAAGTGCCTTCAATGCCGCCAATATTGCTTTGACCAAACAAACAAAATTCAAACGATGGCTGGTATTTGGCATGAACGATGAAGCTGTTCTTGGTACAGTGCGTGCAGCCGAGGGTAGGGGCTTACGCAGTGACGCTGTCATAGGAATAGGCATAGGTGGCAGTAAAACTGCATTGAATGAATTTGCCAAACCCAATCCAACTGGATTTTATGGCACAGTATTGATCAGTCCCAAGCGTCATGGCTATGAAACTTCAGTGAACATGTACAAATGGATAGCTGAAAACAAGACTCCTGCACCAATGATACTGACTACTGGGGTCTTGATGACACGCCGGAATCAGAGTGATGTACGTGCAGAATTCGGACTTTAG
- a CDS encoding SMP-30/gluconolactonase/LRE family protein: MNHLQQALAHTATLGEGLSWQDNTESWWWTDIEAASLQNWKPGQAVVTYKLPDRLGSFVHCRSGRILLGLAKRLCFASLPKNAAVPASSAQLTTSASAAAQLAVQSLVAVDPAESRTRVNDGRTDRRGYFVFGTMNEAPDKRPIASFYQFSMSYGLRRLALPAVAIANSICFSLDGKIMYFTDTLSRRIQQCDYDAETASVSNIRLFAIPEGDEAYPDGSVIDRNGCLWNAEWGAGSVAQYAPDGRCLQRLSVPTKNPTCPAFGGVNGDYLMVSSARQEMSAEELSRMPAAGSLFAMQMDAPLAVADTLFDDSDAGSVLPLPLKQ; this comes from the coding sequence ATGAATCATCTGCAACAGGCTCTGGCGCATACAGCTACCTTGGGCGAGGGTTTGAGCTGGCAAGATAATACAGAAAGCTGGTGGTGGACTGATATTGAGGCAGCGAGTTTGCAAAACTGGAAACCTGGTCAGGCTGTAGTCACTTACAAATTGCCAGATAGATTGGGTTCTTTTGTTCATTGTCGTTCAGGCCGTATTTTGCTTGGGTTGGCAAAGCGCCTGTGTTTTGCCAGCTTGCCAAAAAATGCAGCAGTGCCTGCTTCATCTGCACAGTTGACGACAAGTGCTTCTGCGGCAGCCCAGTTGGCAGTGCAGTCGCTGGTTGCGGTTGATCCGGCAGAGTCGCGCACACGTGTGAATGATGGGCGTACCGACAGACGCGGTTACTTCGTATTTGGCACCATGAATGAAGCGCCGGACAAACGTCCTATTGCCAGTTTTTACCAGTTTTCCATGTCTTACGGCCTACGGAGGCTGGCTTTGCCTGCTGTAGCGATTGCCAACAGTATTTGCTTTAGCCTGGACGGCAAGATCATGTACTTTACCGACACATTAAGCCGTCGCATACAGCAGTGTGATTATGACGCTGAAACTGCCAGTGTCAGTAATATCCGTTTGTTCGCCATACCGGAGGGCGATGAAGCCTATCCAGATGGCTCTGTCATTGACAGGAATGGATGCTTATGGAACGCAGAGTGGGGCGCTGGCAGTGTGGCACAGTACGCGCCTGACGGGCGTTGCCTGCAGCGATTATCGGTTCCAACAAAAAATCCTACCTGCCCTGCATTTGGCGGTGTCAATGGTGACTATCTCATGGTTAGCAGCGCACGACAGGAAATGAGTGCCGAAGAATTATCCCGTATGCCAGCTGCCGGTAGTTTGTTTGCGATGCAGATGGATGCGCCGCTCGCTGTTGCCGATACCTTGTTCGACGACAGTGATGCGGGCTCAGTATTGCCCTTGCCCCTAAAACAATAA
- a CDS encoding 2-dehydro-3-deoxy-6-phosphogalactonate aldolase, which translates to MKTIPATFDQAFADLPLIAILRGIHPEEVESIAADLYEAGFRIIEVPLNSPSALESIGMLSRCLPPDALTGAGTVLTLDAVRQVRDAGGRLIVMPHADVMVIREAKKQGLYCVPGASSLTEAFAAMYAGADAVKLFPAELVTPPIVRAMRAVLPASLRLLPVGGITPDNMDDYLRAGVNGFGLGSALYKPGMDAGKIRVKALDFIKALRAGMAKKTNEALQ; encoded by the coding sequence ATGAAAACCATTCCCGCCACATTTGATCAGGCATTTGCTGATTTACCCTTGATTGCCATCTTGCGCGGCATACATCCTGAAGAAGTGGAATCCATCGCTGCAGATTTATATGAAGCCGGTTTTCGCATTATTGAAGTCCCGCTGAATTCACCCTCCGCGCTCGAATCGATAGGCATGCTAAGTCGCTGTCTGCCACCAGATGCGCTGACAGGTGCAGGTACTGTGTTGACTCTGGATGCCGTGCGTCAGGTACGTGATGCGGGTGGACGTTTGATCGTCATGCCACACGCTGATGTAATGGTCATCAGGGAAGCAAAAAAACAGGGCCTGTATTGCGTACCAGGGGCAAGCTCACTGACAGAAGCATTTGCGGCGATGTATGCAGGTGCAGATGCAGTCAAGCTCTTTCCTGCAGAATTGGTCACGCCGCCTATAGTACGAGCGATGCGGGCCGTTTTGCCAGCCAGCCTGCGTCTCTTGCCAGTGGGAGGGATTACTCCTGACAACATGGATGACTACCTACGGGCAGGTGTCAATGGATTTGGCCTTGGCTCAGCTTTGTATAAACCAGGAATGGATGCTGGAAAAATAAGAGTCAAGGCACTTGATTTTATAAAAGCCCTCAGAGCAGGCATGGCGAAAAAAACAAATGAGGCTTTGCAATGA